The proteins below are encoded in one region of Chelmon rostratus isolate fCheRos1 chromosome 21, fCheRos1.pri, whole genome shotgun sequence:
- the cbx1b gene encoding chromobox protein homolog 1b isoform X2: protein MTSPEKKDKKPDDVPEEEEEEEEYVVEKVLNRRVVKGRVEYLLKWKGFSEEDNTWEPEDNLDCPDLIAEFLQSQKSAHDGKRKAAGDAEGDESKTKKKKDDTEKLRGFARGLDPERIIGATDSTGELMFLMKWKNSDEADLVPAKEANVKCPQVVISFYEERLTWHSYPTEDEKKDDKN from the exons ATGACTTCACCTGAGAAGAAGGACAAGAAGCCAGACGATgtgccagaggaagaggaggaggaggaagagtatGTGGTGGAAAAGGTCCTGAATCGGCGGGTGGTGAAAGGGAGAGTAGAGTATCTTCTCAAGTGGAAAGGCTTCTCTGA GGAAGATAACACGTGGGAGCCAGAAGACAACCTGGACTGTCCAGATCTGATTGCAGAATTTCTGCAGTCCCAGAAATCCGCACACGATGGAAAGAGGAAGGCGGCCGGCGATGCAGAAGGAGATGAAAGTaaaacgaagaagaagaaagacgaC ACAGAGAAGCTAAGGGGCTTTGCACGAGGGCTGGATCCAGAGAGGATTATTGGTGCTACAGATTCCACAGGAGAACTCATGTTCCTCATGAAATG gaaaaACTCGGATGAAGCCGACTTGGTGCCGGCGAAGGAGGCCAACGTCAAGTGTCCGCAGGTGGTCATCTCGTTCTACGAGGAGAGACTTACTTGGCACTCATATCCGACTGAAGACGAGAAAAAAGACGACAAAAACTAA
- the cbx1b gene encoding chromobox protein homolog 1b isoform X1: MSMSLTTEPPNDGPTVTEESKMTSPEKKDKKPDDVPEEEEEEEEYVVEKVLNRRVVKGRVEYLLKWKGFSEEDNTWEPEDNLDCPDLIAEFLQSQKSAHDGKRKAAGDAEGDESKTKKKKDDTEKLRGFARGLDPERIIGATDSTGELMFLMKWKNSDEADLVPAKEANVKCPQVVISFYEERLTWHSYPTEDEKKDDKN; encoded by the exons ATGAGTATGAGCCTGACTACAGAACCCCCTAACGATGGTCCCACTGTTACAGAAG agagcaagATGACTTCACCTGAGAAGAAGGACAAGAAGCCAGACGATgtgccagaggaagaggaggaggaggaagagtatGTGGTGGAAAAGGTCCTGAATCGGCGGGTGGTGAAAGGGAGAGTAGAGTATCTTCTCAAGTGGAAAGGCTTCTCTGA GGAAGATAACACGTGGGAGCCAGAAGACAACCTGGACTGTCCAGATCTGATTGCAGAATTTCTGCAGTCCCAGAAATCCGCACACGATGGAAAGAGGAAGGCGGCCGGCGATGCAGAAGGAGATGAAAGTaaaacgaagaagaagaaagacgaC ACAGAGAAGCTAAGGGGCTTTGCACGAGGGCTGGATCCAGAGAGGATTATTGGTGCTACAGATTCCACAGGAGAACTCATGTTCCTCATGAAATG gaaaaACTCGGATGAAGCCGACTTGGTGCCGGCGAAGGAGGCCAACGTCAAGTGTCCGCAGGTGGTCATCTCGTTCTACGAGGAGAGACTTACTTGGCACTCATATCCGACTGAAGACGAGAAAAAAGACGACAAAAACTAA